The following are encoded together in the Ovis aries strain OAR_USU_Benz2616 breed Rambouillet chromosome 15, ARS-UI_Ramb_v3.0, whole genome shotgun sequence genome:
- the LOC101116764 gene encoding olfactory receptor 51H1, giving the protein MMNTSSSHVNHHSFILTGIPGMPDKNPWMAFPLGFLYTMTLLGNGTILAIIKRDQSLHEPMYCFLSILALTDVGLSMSTLPSMLSVFWFNAPEVAFDACITQMFFIHSFGEVESGVLVSMAFDRFVAIRHPLHYASILTHGITGKIGIAVIIRAVCVVFPVPFLIKRLPFCHSNVLSHSYCLHQDAMQLACASTRVNSLYGLIVVIFTLGFDALIILFSYVLILKTVLGIASRAERLKALNTCLSHICAVLLFYVPLIGVTIIHRFGKHLSPVVHTFMANTYLLLPPLLNPVVYSVKTKQIRRRIIHVFQRRKNRV; this is encoded by the coding sequence ATGATGAACACTAGCTCATCACATGTCAACCACCATAGCTTCATTTTGACAGGTATCCCGGGAATGCCAGATAAAAACCCATGGATGGCTTTTCCCCTGGGATTTCTCTACACCATGACTCTCCTGGGAAATGGTACCATCCTAGCCATCATCAAGAGAGATCAGAGTCTCCATGAGCCTATGTACTGCTTCCTCTCTATTTTGGCTCTGACTGATGTTGGTCTCTCCATGTCCACCCTGCCCTCCATGCTCAGCGTCTTCTGGTTTAATGCCCCTGAGGTTGCCTTTGATGCATGCATCACACAGATGTTCTTCATCCACAGTTTTGGAGAGGTAGAATCAGGAGTATTAGTGTCTATGGCCTTCGACAGATTTGTGGCCATCCGACACCCGCTGCACTATGCTTCCATCCTCACCCATGGCATCACTGGCAAGATTGGAATAGCTGTCATCATCCGGGCAGTCTGCGTGGTCTTCCCTGTGCCCTTTCTTATAAAGCGGCTACCCTTCTGCCATTCCAATGTCTTGTCTCATTCGTACTGTCTCCACCAAGATGCAATGCAGTTAGCCTGTGCCAGCACTCGCGTCAACAGCCTCTATGGCCTCATAGTGGTCATCTTCACTTTGGGGTTTGATGCCCTCATCATTCTCTTTTCTTATGTGCTCATCCTAAAGACAGTACTGGGTATTGCTTCCAGAGCTGAAAGGCTCAAAGCGCTCAACACCTGCCTCTCCCACATCTGCGCTGTGCTCCTTTTTTATGTTCCTCTCATTGGTGTCACCATAATCCACAGGTTTGGGAAACATCTGTCACCAGTAGTACACACATTCATGGCCAATACCTATCTGTTACTGCCTCCTTTACTAAACCCTGTTGTCTATAGTGTGAAAACCAAGCAGATACGGAGGAGGATCATCCATGTGTTCCAGAGGCGAAAGAACAGGGTCTAG
- the LOC101109826 gene encoding olfactory receptor 51H1-like: MADNNHSRFQHLYFVLTGIPGLELKYYWMAFPLGAIYVIALFGNGVIISTIKSEPSLHIPMYYFLCMLALADTGLALCTMPSMLGIFWFNCKSIAFDACLVQMYFIHTFSAIESGVLVAMAFDRVVAIWKPLRYGTILTNGVVCRTGAVILTRAICVVFPVPFLIKRLPFYRSNILSHSFCLHQDVMSLACASIRVNSLYGLIAVIFTKGSDSLSILLSYAFIFRTVMAIASGEGRLKALNTCVSHVCAVLIFYVPLIGVSVIHRFGKHLSPLTHALMADAYLLIPPVLNPIVYTMKTKEIRRKLIQIFVPAKVTAEG; encoded by the coding sequence ATGGCAGATAATAACCACTCTCGCTTCCAACACCTCTACTTTGTCTTAACTGGAATTCCAGGGCTTGAACTAAAGTATTACTGGATGGCATTCCCACTGGGTGCTATATATGTCATTGCCCTCTTTGGCAATGGTGTCATCATCTCTACCATCAAGTCCGAACCGTCCCTGCACATCCCCATGTATTACTTTCTGTGTATGCTGGCACTGGCAGACACGGGACTTGCCCTTTGTACTATGCCCTCCATGCTAGGCATATTTTGGTTTAACTGCAAGTCCATCGCCTTTGATGCCTGCCTTGTTCAGATGTACTTCATCCATACCTTCTCAGCCATTGAGTCTGGCGTGCTGGTGGCCATGGCCTTTGATCGGGTTGTGGCAATCTGGAAACCCCTCAGGTACGGCACCATCCTCACCAATGGCGTGGTCTGCAGAACAGGGGCAGTCATCTTGACAAGAGCCATCTGTGTGGTCTTCCCGGTGCCTTTCCTCATCAAGCGGCTCCCCTTCTACCGCTCCAATATCCTCTCCCACTCCTTCTGCCTCCACCAGGATGTGATGAGCCTTGCCTGTGCCAGCATCCGGGTCAACAGTCTCTACGGCCTCATTGCGGTTATCTTCACCAAGGGCTCTGACTCCCTCTCCATCCTCCTCTCCTATGCATTCATATTTCGAACAGTGATGGCCATTGCCTCAGGGGAGGGCCGGCTGAAGGCACTCAACACCTGTGTTTCCCACGTCTGTGCTGTTCTCATCTTCTACGTGCCGCTTATTGGGGTGTCTGTCATTCATCGTTTTGGAAAGCACCTTTCCCCACTGACCCATGCCCTCATGGCTGATGCCTATCTTCTTATTCCCCCTGTGCTAAACCCCATCGTCTATACTATGAAGACCAAAGAGATACGGAGGAAGCTCATCCAGATATTTGTTCCAGCCAAGGTCACTGCGGAGGGTTAG